A genome region from Christensenella minuta includes the following:
- a CDS encoding polysaccharide deacetylase family protein, whose product MKRKWIALFAAAALALPLAAGCAGNGTGDMEAYRGRFEAAAVSRQLDSAEGITSGHILETEGDTLVSVDYPVVANAPDISAELKAFAENKLAEFRASADAAHGENKDGLCSLTMTYKPYVTEGNLLSIKFTTESELAGQAAAEEVDAFVYDPAAGKKLALSDVFDPSQDYLTQVAQAAQEYLRRNEVLLKNMDESLFTQGTAPEEANYANFVLAPDKVLFFFGDGTIAPSGAGSFEVGVPLARLAGILNAGNKEAVLGAEQAAAAGTAQETAPAGPAETDIYQIRQRDGFMTAKSIEGIDPMGDKVIALTFDDGPHETLTPKLLDILKENDAVATFFMLGQNAEKYPDIVKRVYDEGHEIGTHSWNHTKEWPNLSVGEKLDQYTRANDAIEAATGLRTLIDRPPGGAITKEEAASIGREQIIWSMDPKDWVTDYRDPDIIYSNVMNGGDGGGAKEVEGYLSDGGVILSHDIHETTVNAYDRIIKELKSRGYKFVTITQMMQIAEARGQDMGGFKFYSAPAADSAGQGEEE is encoded by the coding sequence ATGAAACGGAAATGGATCGCGCTTTTTGCGGCGGCAGCGTTGGCGCTTCCGCTTGCGGCGGGTTGCGCGGGAAATGGAACCGGGGACATGGAAGCCTACCGGGGACGGTTTGAAGCGGCGGCGGTGAGCAGGCAGCTTGATTCGGCGGAAGGGATAACGAGCGGACATATTTTGGAAACGGAAGGAGATACCCTGGTATCCGTCGATTATCCGGTGGTCGCGAACGCGCCGGATATCTCGGCAGAGCTGAAAGCATTTGCGGAAAATAAGCTCGCAGAATTCCGCGCGTCTGCGGACGCTGCGCACGGGGAAAACAAAGATGGGCTGTGCAGCCTGACGATGACCTATAAGCCGTATGTTACGGAAGGGAACCTGCTCAGTATAAAGTTTACGACGGAATCGGAGCTGGCGGGGCAGGCTGCGGCGGAGGAAGTCGATGCGTTTGTGTACGACCCCGCGGCAGGCAAAAAGCTCGCGCTTTCGGATGTGTTCGATCCGTCACAGGATTACCTCACGCAGGTTGCGCAGGCTGCGCAGGAATATCTGCGCAGGAATGAAGTACTGCTGAAAAATATGGATGAAAGCCTGTTCACACAGGGAACGGCTCCCGAGGAAGCCAATTATGCGAATTTCGTGTTAGCGCCGGATAAAGTGCTGTTTTTCTTCGGCGACGGGACGATCGCGCCTTCCGGGGCGGGAAGCTTTGAGGTGGGAGTCCCGCTTGCAAGGCTTGCGGGCATACTGAATGCCGGGAACAAGGAAGCGGTCCTCGGGGCGGAGCAGGCAGCCGCAGCCGGAACTGCGCAGGAAACGGCCCCGGCCGGGCCAGCCGAAACGGATATCTACCAGATCCGGCAGCGGGACGGCTTCATGACCGCAAAAAGTATCGAGGGGATCGATCCGATGGGCGACAAGGTGATCGCCCTGACCTTTGACGACGGCCCGCACGAGACGCTTACCCCGAAGCTTCTGGATATCCTAAAGGAAAACGATGCGGTTGCGACGTTCTTCATGCTGGGGCAGAATGCGGAGAAATATCCGGATATCGTAAAGCGTGTCTACGACGAAGGACATGAGATCGGCACGCACAGCTGGAACCATACGAAAGAATGGCCCAATTTATCGGTAGGAGAGAAATTGGACCAATACACGAGGGCCAATGACGCGATCGAAGCGGCGACGGGCCTGCGCACCCTAATCGACCGTCCGCCGGGCGGAGCGATCACAAAGGAGGAAGCCGCGTCCATCGGCCGGGAGCAGATCATCTGGTCCATGGACCCGAAAGACTGGGTGACCGATTACCGCGATCCAGATATCATTTATTCCAACGTGATGAACGGCGGGGACGGCGGCGGAGCAAAGGAAGTGGAGGGCTACCTTTCCGACGGCGGCGTCATCCTGTCGCATGACATCCATGAGACGACCGTAAACGCGTATGACCGTATCATCAAGGAACTCAAGAGCCGGGGCTACAAGTTTGTCACGATCACCCAGATGATGCAGATTGCCGAAGCCCGCGGCCAGGATATGGGCGGCTTTAAGTTCTATAGTGCGCCCGCGGCTGATTCCGCCGGACAGGGCGAAGAGGAATGA
- a CDS encoding DUF3089 domain-containing protein, with protein MDYSKKSLWAFLPNRKSETKPVDVFYVYPTIYAHPFQKKRHHMSMRNPIYLWVAKGMSAWQGQLFARHCNFYAPHYRQLGTESFKMPLPEVMRAERMPYEDVRDAFYYYLEHYNNGRPFILAGHSQGSAMLLQLMRREFSDPRLQKKLVAAYLIGFSLTRRDFKRYPHLRLAGAADDTGVIISYNTTAHGLPLMRFIRPDSLCVNPLNWRHDSVYADKSKNDGAVLFQFGKRFKYEVPHYTGAYVDEARGVLMIDDDAAYELYKARWFFKKFLMNRGSLHMLDIALFYKNLERNVGERIAAYLSRPSE; from the coding sequence ATGGATTACTCAAAAAAGAGCCTTTGGGCTTTTTTGCCAAACAGGAAAAGCGAAACGAAACCAGTGGATGTCTTTTACGTATATCCCACTATTTACGCGCACCCATTCCAGAAAAAACGCCATCATATGAGCATGAGGAATCCGATCTACCTGTGGGTCGCCAAGGGGATGTCTGCCTGGCAGGGCCAGCTTTTTGCGCGCCATTGCAATTTTTACGCGCCGCATTACCGGCAGCTTGGCACAGAAAGCTTCAAAATGCCCCTGCCTGAAGTCATGCGCGCGGAACGGATGCCTTATGAAGACGTACGCGATGCATTCTACTATTACCTTGAGCATTATAACAACGGACGGCCGTTCATCCTTGCCGGACACAGCCAGGGGAGCGCCATGCTGCTCCAGCTCATGCGCCGGGAATTTTCCGATCCGCGGCTGCAGAAAAAGCTCGTCGCCGCCTATTTGATCGGCTTCTCGCTTACCCGGCGCGATTTCAAGCGTTATCCGCATCTCCGCCTTGCCGGGGCGGCGGACGATACGGGGGTCATTATTTCTTATAACACGACCGCGCACGGCCTTCCCCTGATGCGGTTTATCCGCCCGGATTCGCTTTGTGTCAACCCGCTGAACTGGCGGCACGACAGTGTATATGCGGATAAATCCAAGAACGACGGCGCGGTGCTGTTCCAATTCGGGAAAAGGTTCAAATACGAGGTGCCCCACTATACGGGCGCGTATGTGGATGAGGCGCGCGGCGTGCTGATGATCGACGACGATGCGGCTTACGAGCTTTACAAGGCGCGGTGGTTCTTCAAAAAATTTCTGATGAACCGTGGATCGCTGCACATGCTCGATATCGCGCTTTTCTATAAAAACCTCGAGCGAAATGTGGGGGAACGAATCGCCGCATATTTGTCCCGGCCTTCCGAATGA